The following are encoded together in the Bos indicus isolate NIAB-ARS_2022 breed Sahiwal x Tharparkar chromosome 27, NIAB-ARS_B.indTharparkar_mat_pri_1.0, whole genome shotgun sequence genome:
- the LOC139180167 gene encoding uncharacterized protein, with protein sequence MYPKERRGVSESGGGKGLPRRRERAAGQLGRVAGLEARQVRASHWHSRLRRLHRPGWTCGAPAACRTRARLRRFSRPAAALPPPPRPASGPGTSASPQSTVVLAELTASLSSGFYSNAGLSVIPAPKKGSKKAVTKAQKKDGKKRKRSCKESYSVYVYKVLKQVHLDTGISSKAMGIMNSFVNDIFERIAGEASRLAHYNKHLTITSREIQTTERLLLPGELAKHTVSEGTKAVTKYTSSK encoded by the exons ATGTACCCTAAGGAGAGGAGGGGTGTGTCAGAgtcaggaggagggaagggccttCCACGGAGACGGGAACGGGCGGCGGGGCAGCTGGGCAGGGTGGCCGGGCTGGAGGCCCGTCAAGTCAGAGCAAGCCACTGGCACTCGAGACTCCGGCGGCTCCACCGCCCGGGGTGGACCTGCGGCGCCCCCGCAGCGTGCAGGACCCGCGCTCGGCTGCGCCGCTTCTCCAGACCCGCCGCCGCCCTCCCGCCGCCGCCCCGGCCTGCTTCGGGGCCGGGAACCTCCGCCTCCCCGCAGTCTACAGTTGTCCTCGCAGAGCTCACGGCCTCGCTTTCTTCAGGCTTCTACTCAAATGCCGGCTTATCG GTCATTCCTGCCCCTAAAAAGGGCTctaaaaaagctgtgaccaaggcccagaagaaggaCGGCAAGAAGCGCAAGCGCAGCTGCAAGGAGAGCTACTCCGTGTATGtgtacaaggtgctgaagcaagtccatctggacaccggcatctcgtccaaggccatgggaatcatgaactccttcgtcAACGACATTTTTGAGCGCATCGCTGGCGAGGCATCGCGCCTGGCGCATTACAACAAGCACTTGactatcacatccagggagatTCAGACCACCGAgcgcttgctgctacctggggagctggccaagcacaccgtgtccgagggcactaaggctgtcaccaagtataccagctccaagtaa